The Longimicrobium sp. nucleotide sequence GACTCCCAGGGTGGAGAGCGCGTAGCGCGACGCCTGCAGCGGCGTCTGGAGAGGCTCGGCTACAAGGTGGAACTGCGGAAGGCCGCCTGAAGAGCGCGACCCCGGCTCCGTAGTTTCTATTCAGGGAGCGTCCGCGCGTAATTCACCCCGCGCCAATGGTTGGACGCGACCGAGGGATCTACTCCGCGTGTCTGGTGGCCCGGTGCAGTGCGCAGAAGCCGGCCTCGCTCCGGGGTGAGTAGATCCTTCGGTCGCCGCCAAGCATCGTGCCGAGGCAGGTTCGGCGCAGCGGCTCCCTCAGGATGACATCTTCTTTGCACAATCGATCGCAGAATCTGGTATCACTTCGTCAGGCTCTGCCGGGGCCCGGCTGCGGGAAGGGAGGGCCGGGGCGGAAGTTGATGAACTCGAGCGTGCGCCCGTGCTCGCCGCGCGTCTGCTCGACCGCGCTGCCGTGCCTGGTCACCGTCGGGGCGACGTAAGGCTTTCTGTCCATGCTGACATCCTTTCTCTTCCGTGATGCGGCGCAGCCCGTGGCGTGCGCCGCGAACGTTGCCAGCTCCGCCCGCCCTGCTCTCCCTCTTCCGCGGAACACGACGACGACGTGCAGAGAAAACGACCTGGGCCGGTGGGACCTCCGGGCCGCGTCTACTCCTCTACTTCACTGCCTTCCCGCGTCGTCTCCTCCGCGGGCGCTCGTCCACCGGCTCAGCCCAGGGGCCGGCCGCCGCGGAAGCCGATCAGCTCCAGGTTGCGGCCGCCGCGGCCCTGCGTCTGCACGACGGCGCTGCCGTGGGCGGTGACGGTGGGGGCGACGTAAGGCTTCTTCTCGGTCATGTTCGGGTCCTTTCGGTGGATGGGATCCGCGCCTCCGGGCGACGCCGGGAGCGCGGGTCGGTGGCGCGGCGGCGGGATGCCGCCGCGGGTGTCCTGCCGGTCAGCGCTCCTTCGGCCGCCACTCGATCAGCTCGATGAGCACCCCGCGCCGTCCCTGCGTCCGCACCACGGCGCCGCCGTGCGCGGTGACGGTCGGGGCCACGTAGGGCTTCTTCCCGGTCATGCTGACTTCCTTTCCTCTGCGTAACCTTCCGCCGGTCACGCGGCCGAGGCCGCGGCAGCCGGCTGCATCGCTTCCCTCGGGTACCACCGGCCCGACCTCACCACCAGCCACGTCTCCAGCGCCAGCGTGCACAGCAGGTGCGGCAGGTTCTCCACCTCGCCCTGGCGCGCGCGCTCGACGGCCGCGCGGAGCGCATCGGCGCGCACCCAGCCGGCCCGCGCCACCAGCGGGTCGACCAGCAGCGCCCGCAGCCGCGGCGCCTCGCGCTGCAGCGCCCACAGCACGCGCGCGTCGATCCCGCCCTTGCCGCGCCGCGCGCGCACCTCCTCGGGGAGCACGCCGCGCATCGCCTCTCGCAGCACCCACTTGGTGGTCCCCGGACGGGTGCGCAGCGCCACCGGCAGGCCCAGGCCGAGCTCCACCAGCGGGCGGTGCAGGAAGGGGTAGCGCATCTCCAGCCCCTCCTGGAACGGCCCGCGCTCCAGGAACCCCGCCAGCGCCGCCAGCCCCGCGCCGATCTCGTCCGCCCACACGCGCCCCCGCCGCGAGAGCGCCCGCCGCGCCTCGGGCGTGCGCTCGCGCATCCCCGTCCGCCGCGCGAACGCCGGCTCCACCCACGGCGGCACCGTGGCGGGCTCGAGGCGCCGGGCGAGCGGGCGCGGCAGCAGCGGCAGGAGCGCCTCGCGGCCGAAGACGCCGTAGAAGGAGATGCGCTGCGCCACCGCGTGCCGCGTGGCCTCGCGCGCGGCCTCGCGCACGCGGCCCCTCGCCAGCAGGTCGGCCAGGAAGGTGAGCGGCCCGGCCAGGTAGTGGTCCGACCCCTGCCCCGAGAGGAGCACCCGCCCCCCGGCGCGGCGGACCGCGTCGCACAGGCGGCGGTCGCGCGTCCAGTAGGGGAAGTGCGGACGCGGCTCGTCGGCCGCCACCGGCGGCGCCCCGTCGTCCTCCCACGGCCAGGGGTCGCAGAGCGTCTCGTTGCGCACACCCCAGCGGCGGAGCACGGCGCCCGAGAAGCGCGTCTCGTCCCCGTCGCCCAGCGAGTCGACGACGGTGACCGTCCCGCCCACCCCGCCGGGGACCTCGCCCGCCGCGGCCAGCGCCTGGGCCATGCAGACCACCGACGACGAGTCGAGCCCGCCGGAGAGCTGCGACCAGGTGTCGGGCCCGCCCGTCAGCCGGCAGCGCACCGCCTCGGCGAAGAGCGCGCGGAAGCGCTCCACCGCCTCGCGCTCGTCCGCGGCCTCCGCCGGCCGGAAGTCTTCCGCGCGCCAGTAGCGCCGCACCTCCGTCCGCCCGTCCTCGTGCACCAGGATGCCGCCGGGCGGGACGGCGCGGCGCCCCTCCCACACCGTCCGCTCCGGGTCCGCCAGGCCGCCGGCCAGGAAGCCGGAGACGAACGCCTCGTCGAACCCCGCCCCCTCCGCCAGCGCCTCCAGCCGCGAGGAGACCAGCAGCGTGCCGCCGACCGACGCGTGGAAGAGCGGGCGGACCCCGAACGCGTCGCGCGCGGCCACCAGGCGGCGGGCGCGGCCGTCCCACACCACGAAGGCGAAGTCGCCCAGCAGCGCGGGGACCGCCGCCGGCCCACGCGCCTCGAACGCCGCCAGCGCCACCTCCAGGTCCGGCGCGTCCGCCGCCACGGGCCCGGCGCCGCGCAGCACCTCCGCCCGGTTGTCCAGCCGCACGTCCCCCACCGCCGCCAGCGAGCCACGGCGCGCCGTCAACGGACGGAGGAAGGGCGGCCCGGCGGCGCCCGCGAACCCGTCGGCGGCGAGCGTCGCGTCGACGGGGGTCCCCGTCCGGCGCAGGCGGCGCGCGAGATCGCCCGGGAGCGACGGATCGGGCCCGGCGGCGCAGACGAAGGCGCTCATCCGGCCTGGGCGGGCATGGGGAGGAAGGCGGCGACGGTCTCGGGGTCCTCGTTCACCGGCTCGCCGTCCAGCTCCACCCAGGCGTGCGCGGCGAAGGGGAAGGGCTGCACCCCCAGCCTGAGCTCGGCGGGAACGCCGCGGCGGCGCAGCAGCACGTACAGCGCGAGCGACTGCTCCAGGCACACCGCCCGCCCGGGGAAGAAGGCCGCCGCCACCGCCACCGCGTACGCCGTCCGCTCCGCCAGCCCGCGTGGATCGGCGGGGCCAGGGCGGACGACGGCGCCCAGGCCGCGCGCCCGCGCCACCGAGCGCCCGAAGCCCCGCGCCTTCAGGTGCAGCCGCACCGCCAGCAGCAACAGCGCCGCGCGCAGCACGCCGGGCGGCGAGGACCCGCGCGAGCGCATCACGCCGCCTCCAGCACGCCGAGCGAGACGAGACGCGCCGCCAGCGCCGCCGCGTCGCGCTCCAGCACCTCGCGCGGGGCCTCGTACTCGGCCTCCAGCGCGTCCACCGCCTCGGCCAGCGTGGCGCCGCCGCCCAGCAGCTCCCACAGGCGCGTCGCCACCTCGTCCAGCCCGTAGAACTCGCCCGCGCGGTGGTCCAGCAGCACCGTGCGCCCCCCGTCGCGCGTGCAGGTGACGGAAGGCGCCGCGCGGAAGCGCGCGCCCGGCGCCGGGGCGGGCGCCGCGGCCGAAGCCTGCGTGCGTCGGAAGAGGCGGAACAAGAGCGTCGGGCTCCCCGGTTGCGGAAGGACTGTCGAACGTGGCAAGCGGAAGCTATCCCCGCTTCATTTGTGTCGCAATCACGCCGACGCACGTCCTCCGACACTCGTACGCAGTGGACGAAAACCCCAACGGTGTGGACGGATGTGCGTGCGCAGGGTGGCTTAATCCGTACGGTTGTGGACGCGAAGCGGCCCGGGCGCGGAGAGACTCCACGCCCGGGCCGCGGCCGGTCCGAATGGCGCCTTACGGCTTGAGGACGATGGCGGTGTTATTGTTCAGCTCCCAGTCCACCGTTTCGCCGCCGTTCAGCGCCAGCGGCTGCGACACGATCTCCGAGCCGCGCCGCAGCCGCGCCACGAAGCGGTACGAGCCCGAGATCGAGGGCGCGCGGAAGCGCAGCGAAGCGTTCTCGCGCGGCGTCACGCTCCCCAGCAGGTGCCGCTCGCCCTGCAGCGAGACCACGTAGACGGTGGCCGCCGAAGCGATCGCCAGGTTGTTGTGCACCAGCAGGGTGGCCTCCTCCCGCCGGTCCGAGCCGCGCCGCCCGCCGAAGCACCCCGCCAGCAGCGGCAGGGCCAGGACGAGCGCCGCCGCCCGCCGGATGCGCGCGCGCAGCATCTCACTTCCTCCCGTCGAACCTTCGTTTTGGTGGATGATCGACTACCCCGCGAGGGGCATGGGGTGTGCCATCCGCGGCGCACCATCGCCGGCCTCACACGGAGGAAACGGAGCTCACGGAGGATTCTCTCTCCGCTGACTCCGTCGACTCCGTGTGAGGCCAATCAGTTTGGGAGGCCAGTCAGTCTGGAAAGCCTGTGCGGGTTCAGCCGCCCTCCTCTCCGGCATCGTCCTCCCGGTCTTCGTCCCCCTCCTCCCCGCCCTCTCCCTCGCCCGCGTCGGGGAACAGCAGCGCCGAGAGCGTCTCCAGCAGCTCCTCGCGCCCGTCGCCCTTGAGCGCCGAGAAGGCGATCGCCTGGTCGGGGTCGATGCCGAGCTTGCGGACGGCCTTGGCGACGGCCTGCTCGCGCGCGGTGCTGCCCAGCTTGTCGCTCTTGGTGAGCGCGAAGAGCACGGGCACGCCCAGCTCGGCCAGGTAGTCCACCGAGCGCAGGTCGTCCTGCGTGGGCCCGGTGCGCACGTCGATGAGCTGCACCACGCCCACCAGGTCCTTGCTGGCCGAGAGGAAGCCGTGGATCAGCGGCTGCCAGCGGTCGCGCAGCTCCTTCGGCACCCGGGCGAAGCCGTAGCCGGGGAGGTCCACCAGGAAGAAGTCGCCCAGGTCCGAGCGCACGCGGTAGAAGTTGATCTCCTGCGTCTTCCCCGGCTGCTGCGACACGCGGGCGATGGCCGTGCGCGTGCGCCCCAGCAGCCGGTTGATCAGCGAGCTCTTCCCCACGTTCGAGCGTCCCGAGAACGCCACCTGGGCCACGCCCCGCGCCGCCTCGGGCTGGGCCTGCCCGATCTGGCCGATGGCGCCGGCGAACTCGACCGACTTGATCTTCATCGAGTGCGAAAGTGCGAGAGTGCGAGAGTGCGAAAGTGCGAGAGTGCGAGAGTACGGACGTACGAGGTACGGAGTACGATGTGCGAGGACTCTCGCCGCGCGGGGGACGTTCGCACGCGGGGAGGAGAGGCGCAAGGCGGGGGAAGCAAGGCGGGGCGCTCCGGAGGGCGGAGCGCCCCGCTCACTCGGGGTCGCGCAGGGCCTGGATCCAGTCGGGGACGGCGCCCTGCTTGGCGTAGCGGCCGGCGAGGAGGTCCAGGAGCGCCCGCCTTGCCTCGGCGCGGTCGGGCTCGGTGAGCAGGCCTTCGACCAGGAGCGAGAGCGACGCGGCGGCGCTCGCCTCGGAGACCTCGGCCAGCGAGGCCATCTCGCGCGTGAACCACTCGCGCAGCTTGCGCAGCGTCTGCGCGCGCGGCACGGCGGTGCGCCCGTCGACGAAGCTCTGCAGCCACGACGGCGCCATGTCCATGGCGTCGGCCACCTTGCGCAGCGAGGTGCGCTCCACGGCGCGCGCGGCGGCGTAGCGCAGCGTCTCGACCGAAACGCTCGCCCGGGGAGGGCGCATCACGCCCTCCCCGCCGGGGCGGCACGGCCCCGGTGTTCTCTTTGTACACTATGGTTTCTTTTACACTCGGAAGACTACGGCCTCAACGGCGTTCCAACAAGAGCGCTGATTTCGGGCGCATCTGTGCACTCTGTTCACTTTCGTGACGGGAGAGTACGAAAGTACGGAGTACGGGAATGTCGCGCGCCGAAGTTCGTAGGGTCGAGGCATGCCTCGACCGTCGGATGCTCGCCGTGCACCAATACCTGGGGACTCGCCCCTGCAAGCCAACCATCACCACGAACGAAAACGCGCGAGGGCGGCTTCTCCGGCCGCCCTCGCGCTTTCGTACTCCCGTACTTTCGTACTCCCGTACTTCTTTTCCCTACGCTTCCTTCTTCTTCCTCGGCTCCGCGGCCAGGATCAGCAGCGGCGGCACGCTCTCGCTCACGCACTCGGGGGTGACGACGACTTCGCGCACGTCCTCGCGCGAGGGGATGTCGAACATGATGTCGCGCATCAGGTTCTCGATCACCGCGCGCAGCCCCCGGGCGCCCGTGCCGCGCTCGATGGCCTGCTTGGCGATGGCGCGGATGGAGGCGGGGTCGAAGGTGATCCCCACGCCGTCCATCCCGAAGATCTTCTGGTACTGCTTCACCAGCGCGTTCTTCGGCTCGGTGAGGATCTTCACCAGCGCGTCCTCGTCCAGGTTCTCCAGCGTCACCACCACCGGGAGTCTCCCCACCAGCTCGGGGATCAGCCCGAAGCGCAGCAGGTCTTCCGGCTCCACGTCGCGGAAGGGGTTCGCCTTCTCCTCGTCGGTCCGCGCGCCCGGCCCCTCGCCGCTGAAGCCGATCTGCCGCTTGCCCGTCCTGGCCTCGATGATCTTGTCCAGCCCGTCGAACGCCCCGCCGCAGATGAAGAGGATGTGGCGGGTGTTGATCTGGATGTACTCCTGCTGCGGGTGCTTGCGCCCGCCCTGCGGCGGCACCGAGGCGGTGGTGCCCTCCAGGATCTTGAGCAGCGCCTGCTGCACCCCCTCGCCGGAGACGTCGCGCGTGATGGAGGGGTTCTCGCTCTTGCGGGCGATCTTGTCGATCTCGTCGATGTAGATGATCCCCCGCTCGCACTCGGCCACGTTGAAGTCGGCCGCCTGCAGCAGCCGCACCAGGATGTTCTCCACGTCCTCGCCCACGTAGCCCGCCTCGGTGAGCGTGGTGGCGTCGACGATGGTGAACGGCACGTGGAGGATCCGGGCCAGCGTCTGCGCCAGGAGCGTCTTCCCCACCCCGGTGGAGCCGATCAGCATGATGTTGGACTTGTCGAGCTCGACGTCGTCCATCACCCCCTGGTGGTTCACCCGCTTGTAGTGGTTGTAGACCGCCACCGCGAGCGACTTCTTGGCCTGCTCCTGCCCCACCACGTACTGGTCGAGGACCTCCTTGATCTCGACCGGGGTGGGCACGGGGGTGGCCGCGCTGGTGGCCTCCTTGATCTCCTCCTCGGCGAGGATCTCGTTGCACAGCGAGATGCACTCGTTGCAGATGTAGACCGAGGGCCCGGAGATGAACCGCTTCACCGAGTCCTTGGACTTGCCGCAGAAGGAGCAGCGGAGGTGCTTGTCGCTAGGCATGGCGCTACTGCCGGAGGTTGGCGGCCCCGCCGCCGGGGCGGCGGCGGGGCGTTCGGGATGGGATCAGCGGGTCTCGGCCACGGCGTGGGCCACCTCGACCACCTGCCCGCGGTGCTGGATCACGTGGTCGAGCAGGCCGTAGTCCTTCGCCTCCTCGGGGCTCATGAAGCGGTCGCGGTCCAGGTCCTCGGCGATCTTCTGGGGCGTCTGCCCCGTGTTGTCGGCGTAGATCTGGTTCATCCGCTCGCGGATGTACAGGATCTCGCGGGCCTGGATCTCGATGTCGGCCGCCGTCCCCTGCCCGCCGCCCGAGGGCTGGTGCAGCATGATGCGGCTGTTGGGCAGGGCGAAGCGCTTGCCCTTGGTCCCCGCCGCCAGCAGGAAGCTCCCCATGCTCGCCGCGATCCCCATGCAGTAGGTGTTCACGTCGCAGGAGAGGAACTTCATGGTGTCGTAGATGGCCATCCCCGCGTACACGCTCCCGCCGGGGGAGTTGATGTACAGGTAGATGTCCTTCTCCGGGTTGTCGGCCTGGAGGAAGAGGAGCTGCGCGATGATGACGTTGGCGACGTCGTCGTTGATCGAGCTGCCCAGGAACACGATGCGGTCCATCAGCAGGCGCGAGAAGATGTCGTAGCTCCGCTCGCCGCGGCTGGAGCGCTCGATCACGTACGGCGCGTAGATCGGCATGGTGCCTCGTTTTCCGTCTCTCGGGGTTTTCCGCTCTTGCCCCCACGCTCCCGGCGCGGCGCGCCTCGCGTACACCGCCCGGGGCGGCGGGTTCGTCAGCCCAGCGTGTTCTGCTGCCGGAGCCAGTCGAACACCTTGTCCTCGGTGATCTCGGCCTCCAGCGCCTGCATCTGCCCGCGCTTCTCCAGCTCCAGCCACACGTCGCTCTCGGTGCGCCCCTGCGCCCGGGCGATCCGCTCCACGCGCTCGTCCACCTCGTCCTGCGTGGCGCGCAGCCCCTCGCGGTCGGCCAGGTGCTCGATCACCAGGATGCGCTTGAGCGCGGCCTCGGCCTGCGGGCGCATGATCTGGCGCAACTGCGAGATCCGTTCCGCCTGCTCGGGGGTGGGCTCCGGCCGCTTCCCGCCGCGGTCGGGGTCCAGGCCCATCATGAAGTCCAGGTAGCGCGCCACCATCGACTCGGGGACCTCGATGGGGTTGGCCTCGACGATCTGCCCCACCAGGGCGTCGCGCACGGCCTGCTCGGCGCGGCGGCGGGCGTCGTCCTGCAGGTCGGCGCGCACGCGGGCCCTGAGCGCCTCCAGGGTGTCGAACTCGCCCAGCGACCGCGCGAGCTCGTCGTCGAGCGCGGGGAGCTCGCGGCGGCGCACCTCGTCCAGCCGGATGCGCATCTTCTGCGTCTGCCCGCGCAGCTCCTCCTCCACGTAGTCGTCGGGGAAGGTGACGTCGAACTCGCGCTCCTCGCCGGGGAGGAGCTGCATGATGGCGCGCTCGATCGGCTCGATGGCCTGCCCCTCGCCCAGCGCGAAGCGGTACGGCTGCGGCTCGGCGTCCTCCTGGTCGAGCGCGGTGATCTCCACCACCACCTCGTCGCCCTCCCCGGGGCTCGCGCCCTCGACGGGGTGCAGGGCGGCGCGCTCGGCGCGCAGCCGCTCCAGCACGGCGTCCACCTCGGCGTCGCCCACCTGCTCGGAGGGGCGGGGGACCACGAAGCCGCCGGTGCGCGCCAGGGAGAGCTGGGGCTGCACCTCGAACTCCACGTCGTAGTGCAGCTCGCCGCCCTGGCCGTGGTAGTGGAGGTTCTGCACCTCGCCCTGGTTGATCGGCTGCAGTCCCTGGCTGTCGAGCGCTTCCCGGTAGGTGTCCTGGATCACCTTCTCGACGGTCTGCTGCTCGATGGCCGCGCCGAACTGCTTCTCGACCAGCCCCTCGGGGATCTTCCCCTTGCGGAAGCCGGGCATGCGCACGTTGCGCGCGTACTGCGCGGCCACCGAGCGGCGGATCTTCTGCACGCGCTCGCCCGGGACCACGATGGAGAGGCGCCGGCTCGACGACGAGGGCTCGCTGACGGTGACGGTGAGGTCGGTGCCGCTGGTGGTGGTTTCCGCTGCCATTCCGGATCTATCTCGCGCTTGCTTGCGGCCAGGAAGAACGGGGAGTGCGAAAGGGGGGACTCGAACCCCCACGGCCGGAGCCACCAGATCCTAAGTCTGGCGCGTCTACCATTCCGCCACTTTCGCCCGAAACGAACCGCAAGATACAGCCGGGGCGACGGCGAGGTCAACCGAAAGGCACGCCGGGTAACGAAAGGCGCGGCAACGCCCTCGCGCCGTCCACGGTGGATCCCCAGGCGTGCGTAGGCCGAGGGTGCGAAGTGCGAAGTGCTCCCCGGCGGACTCCGGCGCGGCGGCCGGGGGCCCTCTCCCTGGCGCCCGAGGCGCCTGTCCCTCCCCCAAAACAGCCTGGGGGAGGGACCTCGGCGCTTCGCGCGACGAACCCGAGCGCGGGACGACGTGGGGTGCGCGGTTGAAGCCTCGCGGGGTTTGCGAGGCTTTCCGTGGTTCCAGCGGGTGTCTTCAGGCACTCGCGCCGAAACGGCGATCGCCGCGAGAGAAGCGTGGGCTCGCGGCGACCGGGTGTCCTGGGCCTCGCCGCGTACGGCCGCGCGGCACGGCGGACGGGGCCCGGGGTCAGCCCACCTCGGCCGGGGCCATCACGCCCAGCACCCGCTCCATGGCCATGGTGTGGCTGCAGGTGCGGTGGGTGCGGAAGTAGCCGCAGTCGCAGTGCCAGTGGCCTTCGCGGAAGTCGACCTCGTGGTGACCGTTCTTCCCGTCGAACTCTACTTCGAGGCTGCGGAAGTGAATGCGCTCCGGCTCCGAGGCGTACTCCTTCGCCTTCTGGATCTTGTTGATCATCCCGGAATCGAGCATTTCACCCTCCTCGGTGGATGGAAAAACATGAACGCCCGCGCAGCCATCGAGCTACGGGGCGTTCCTCATGGAGCGGTGCAGGGAGCGGGCTCGCTGCAGAAGCCAGGGATTTTCATGACCCACCTCCTCTCCTCGCAGCGAACCGCGGGTGGCGCCGCTCTCACCGGCGCCGACGCGCGGGCGGCGCACGCCGTCCACGCTGTCTGACTGGTCCGAAGCGCAAGGTAATCGCTCCCCCACTCCGCCCGCAACACCCTCGTGAGCGGTCGCGACGGGCCCGCCGCCGCTCGCAAGATCCGTTCTCCGGCCCAATCCCGCGCCGCGCCTGGCTGTCGAGGAGCGGTGGCGGATTCGGCGCGCCGGAGAAAGGCCGCGGCGGAGGAAAAGCAAACGCATGTCGTTGCGGGAACGCCTCTTGCGGCCGGGGCACGGCGTCGGCGCAAGAGGGGAGAGACCGCATACGCTGGAGGGAGCATGGCGGACCTGAAGCAGACCACCCAGACCCCGGGCGGGGGGAGCACCGCGGCCGGCAGCGGGATGACGCCGAAGGGGGCGGAGGGCGACCACAACCACGGCGCGGAGTTCGGCGCCTCCGAGCCCGGCACGGCCGGCACGGACCGCGACTTGGACCGCTCGGGCACCTCGAAGAACCAGGGCCACGGCCATCCGCGCGAGGAGCGCGGCGCGAGCCACGACTGAGAGGTACGGAGTACGGAGTACGAAAGTACGGGCGTGACGAGCCGGCGCGTCCCGCCCGTACTTTCGTGCTTTTCGTCCATCGCCCGTGCACGCCGTGCGAGTTCATTTCTGCCGAAGATTTTCCGAAACCGGGAGATCCGACGGGGGTATCATCCCGCGGTGGTTCGTCATGATTTCTCCCGGAGGGAAAACGATGCGGCCGATGATCGACATGGGGGCGGCGGGCGGCGTGGACCCCGGGCGGCTGGAGCGCGGGGTGGGGCTCCAGACGCTGCGGGTGGGGCCGGGGCAGTACCAGGTGACGGGCGGGCGCGAGGTGCACTGGGTGGACCTGCGCTCGCCCTGGAACCCGCGCTGCGACTGCGGCGACCACCTCTGGCGCGAGCGCGTCTGCAAGCACATCCTGGCCGCCCTGCTGCGCGAGGGAGACCCGCAGGTGATCGCCGCCGTGGGCGCGCTGGTGCGCGAGCTGCGCGCCCGGGCCACCCCGCCGCCCCGCCTCGGGCGCCGCCTGTATCCGATCGGCTCCTGACGCGGCCCGGGGACAATTCGCAGCAGGACAGCGCGTCACGCCGCCGGGCTCCTCCGTATCCTTTGAGCGCCGCCATCGGCGCTCGTCCCAGAGCCGCACGATCCAGAGCAGTTGAAGCCTCGCGCGGTTCGCGAGGCTTTCTGCCGTCGTTGCCGCGGCTTCAGCCGCCCGGACCGGGGGTCGCCGCGCCGCTCACCGGTGCTCGGTCACGCCGACCTGGCGGCAGAATTCGAGGACGGGGCAGGTGGAGCACTTCGGCGCGCGGCCGGTGCAGACGTGCTTGCCGAAGGGGACCAGCAGCTCGTTGATGGTCACCCAGTAGCGCTTCGGGAGCACCTCGCCGAGCGCGGCCATGGTCGCCTCCGGGGTGGAGGCGCGCACGTAGCCCCAGCGGTTGGTCACCCGGTGCACGTGCACGTCCACGCCGATCCGCGGCTCGCCGCAGGCGATCCCCATCACCAGGCTGGTGCACTTGGGGCCCACGCCGTGGAAGCCGAGCATCACCTCCTCGCTGCACGGCAGCTCCCCGCCGTGCCCGGCGACGCACGCGCGGGCGATCTCCAGGATCTGCCGCGCCTTGGCCTCGTGGAAGGCGCAGGTGGCGATCAGCGCGTCCAGCTCCTCCAGCCCCAGCGCGGCGACCTGGGCCGGCGTGCGCGCCCGCGCGAAGAGCCGCCGCGCCGTGGGCAGCGTCACCTCGTCGCGCGTGCGGACGGAGATCAGGCAGGCGGCGAGCTGCTCGAACGCGCCGCCGAACCCCTCGTCGCGCAGCTCGAACAGTGCCGCCCTGGGGAACGGCCGCACCGCCGCCCGGATGCGGCGCATCACCTCGTCGACGTCGAACGGGAGCTTCGGCACGGGGCGCGGACCTCGGCGGCGGAACGCGGGTGATCGGGGAGATGAAGGACGAGCCCGCCGGGACCATCGCGCGTCCCACCCCACGAGACGGGGCGAGTAGATCCCTCGGGTCGCTACCGCGCCCCTCGGGATGACACCGTCTGGCGCGACGACTCACCTCCGCGGGAGCGGGCGGAGCGGACCCGCAGAAAGTGTACAGAGGATACACTGCGGGGGCGCCGGGCGATTCGCAAGCCCCGGCGCCCCCGCAGCCGTGGAGAGCGGCGTCCGTCAGTCCGTGCGCGTGCCGCCGACGGCCGGGTCGCCCTTCCCCTCCCCGCCGCGCTCCTTGATGATCCCCATGGGGGTGTCGGGGCGCTGGTCGCTGGCGGTGTTCGGCTCGCGCTGCCGGTCTTCGGACACGCCGGCCACCTTCTGGCCGAAGCCGCCGGGGCGCTTGCCGGGGTCGTCCTCCAGCCCGGGGGCGGAGAAGTCGGGGCCGCCGTCGGGGGCGTCCTGGAAGCCGGCCTCCGCGAACGCCTCCTCGCCGAGCGGGTCCTCGTTCTCGATCTCGTCCCGGTCGAAGCCCGGGTCCTGCCTGCGCTTGGTCATCACGCCTCCTGTCCGGGGTTCCTCGGTCAGTACCGCAGCCCGCGCCGCGGCTGGATGGTGTACTCGACGTCGTAGCCGTGGCGCTCGGCCCAGCGCCGGAGCGCCCGGTCGCCGCCGCGGCCGTACGTGGGGCTCTCGCGCGGCGGCACGCGCCGGGCCTCGTAGTCGTAGCCGCGGTCGTAGCCGCGCGCCGGCCCGGGGGGCACCCAGCCCACGCCCGCCCCCCAGCCGGCCCACCCCAGCACGGGGTCGAAGCCCAGCGGCGCCATGGCGAACGGCATCCACCCGGTGGCGTCGTACGGCGGGAGCCCGGCCCCGTACCCGGCGTCGTAGCCGCGGAGGTGCCGGTCGTACCCGCGGCTTCGGGGGCGGTCATAGCCGCGGCGGTACCCCCGGTCG carries:
- the nth gene encoding endonuclease III; the encoded protein is MPKLPFDVDEVMRRIRAAVRPFPRAALFELRDEGFGGAFEQLAACLISVRTRDEVTLPTARRLFARARTPAQVAALGLEELDALIATCAFHEAKARQILEIARACVAGHGGELPCSEEVMLGFHGVGPKCTSLVMGIACGEPRIGVDVHVHRVTNRWGYVRASTPEATMAALGEVLPKRYWVTINELLVPFGKHVCTGRAPKCSTCPVLEFCRQVGVTEHR